The Pseudomonas allokribbensis genome has a window encoding:
- the fae gene encoding formaldehyde-activating enzyme, with protein MKELDLYIGEGFEGPGVNAAHINILIGPRNGPAGQAFANSLASPSQGHCPFMVIAQPNIPVKPMTLYVNKAAIGSDLHGNATWGASQAGIAKAVLEALLDGTLPPEAEDEWAIVTANWVNPACDDLDAVYLNNYNACRTAIRAALTGKPETAQLKDVVNHISNPFYTPKA; from the coding sequence ATGAAAGAACTCGACCTGTACATCGGTGAAGGTTTCGAAGGCCCGGGCGTGAACGCCGCGCACATCAACATCCTGATCGGCCCGCGCAACGGCCCGGCGGGGCAGGCGTTTGCCAACAGCCTGGCGTCGCCGAGCCAGGGTCATTGCCCGTTCATGGTGATCGCCCAGCCGAACATTCCGGTCAAACCGATGACGTTGTACGTCAACAAGGCTGCCATCGGCAGCGACCTGCACGGCAACGCAACCTGGGGCGCTTCCCAGGCCGGCATCGCCAAGGCTGTGCTCGAAGCGTTGCTCGACGGCACGCTGCCGCCGGAAGCCGAAGACGAGTGGGCGATCGTCACCGCCAACTGGGTCAACCCGGCCTGCGATGACCTCGATGCGGTCTACCTGAACAACTACAACGCCTGCCGCACCGCGATCCGCGCCGCCCTGACTGGCAAGCCGGAAACCGCACAGCTCAAAG